The Bradysia coprophila strain Holo2 chromosome X unlocalized genomic scaffold, BU_Bcop_v1 contig_12, whole genome shotgun sequence genome window below encodes:
- the LOC119067530 gene encoding dynactin subunit 4, translating to MANIVEPSCVNYVCSCGHLNPITKLYFCRYCLKLRCGFCVCHEVDSHFCCNCLENIPSGEAKLKRNQCNKCFDCPSCQHTLSSRATTIQIPKRPEAEGGKNVGGGDLKPRKMYYLTCLACRWTSRDVGIPDQATATGQWPECEYSNATRFSLLMEHYQTVVQQEKQEKQDLWRRKAPKQHKYPNLTDRTGLTASIIRRQMGLSDKTAPKIKQSTINPSLATDVVQELPDDIFSKEIILSNITTVKQRLNHPSVQPSTVNNLYPLNKNLSIKRSLRCRQCEHNIIKPEYNPVSVKYRIQLFASYHVPEVRLMKCGPLNAGSSTQILIKIINPTLHEMTITIMDLPTHEEESLIIEEMKKKSDHRQPLGPMASLNSAFSRQASLNEEPKFVDQKVTGTIALPDSSFMLQQRDDSTEYDDDHQVTREEPKFVVWRRSNKVAVELTVNPLDCKSGDEVVVGFSMQYTYVNTATSGAVDKKEPQTHALTSRVYLRIGKIK from the exons ATGGCAAACATTGTTGAGCCCAGCTGTGTCAACTATGTGTGTTCTTGTGGCCACCTCAATCCCATAACAAAACTGTATTTCTGCCGATACTGTCTCAAGTTGAGGTGTGGCTTCTGTGTCTGTCATGAA GTTGACTCACACTTCTGCTGTAACTGTTTGGAGAACATCCCGTCGGGCGAGGCCAAATTGAAACGGAATCAATGTAACAAGTGCTTCGATTGTCCGAGTTGTCAGCATACCCTGTCGTCACGGGCGACCACAATTCAAATTCCGAAAAGACCGGAGGCGGAAGGTGGTAAAAATGTAGGTGGCGGCGATTTGAAACCGAGGAAAATGTATTACCTTACGTGTTTGGCATGTCGCTGGACGTCTAGAGATGTTGGTATTCCCGATCAGGCGACAG CAACCGGTCAGTGGCCAGAATGTGAATATTCGAATGCCACTCGATTCTCCTTGCTGATGGAACACTACCAAACTGTGGTTCAACAAGAAAAGCAGGAGAAACAAGATTTGTGGCGACGTAAAGCTCCGAAGCAGCACAAGTATCCGAATCTAACG GATCGTACGGGTTTGACGGCATCGATAATTCGTCGCCAAATGGGGCTTTCTGATAAAACTGCTCCGAAAATCAAACAGAGCACCATTAACCCATCATTAGCAACTGATGTCGTCCAAGAACTGCCGGATGACATTTTCAGCAAAGAGATCATCCTCAGCAACATAACCACGGTAAAGCAGCGTCTCAACCATCCGTCTGTGCAACCCAGTACGGTTAACAATCTCTATCCACTAAACAAGAATCTGTCGATCAAACGATCATTGCGCTGTCGTCAATGTGAGCACAATATTATCAAGCCGGAATACAATCCAGTGTCGGTGAAATATCGCATTCAATTGTTTGCTAGCTATCACGTACCCGAAGTTCGTCTCATGAAATGTGGCCCGCTCAACGCCGGCTCTTCCACTCAGATTTTGATCAAGATAATCAATCCAACGTTGCACGAAATGACCATAACAATTATGGACCTACCAACGCACGAAGAGGAATCCCTGATCATCGAAGAGATGAAAAAGAAATCGGACCACCGACAACCACTGGGACCGATGGCCAGTCTCAACTCGGCATTTTCGCGCCAGGCATCACTAAACGAGGAACCGAAGTTCGTCGATCAGAAGGTGACCGGTACGATTGCACTGCCCGATTCGTCGTTTATGCTGCAGCAACGCGACGATTCGACGGAGTACGATGACGATCATCAAGTGACCAGGGAAGAGCCGAAATTTGTGGTATGGAGACGATCGAATAAGGTTGCTGTGGAGTTAACCGTCAATCCATTAGATTGCAAGTCGGGCGATGAGGTTGTCGTTGGATTCTCGATGCAGTACACTTATGTCAACACCGCCACATCAGGTGCTGTCGACAAAAAGGAACCACAAACACATGCGTTGACGTCTAGGGTCTATTTACGAATCGGAAAAATCAAGTGA
- the LOC119067548 gene encoding 40S ribosomal protein S14a, giving the protein MAPRKNKVQKEEVQVSLGPQVREGENVFGVAHIFASFNDTFVHVTDLSGRETIARVTGGMKVKADRDEASPYAAMLAAQDVAERCKVLGITALHIKLRATGGNKTKTPGPGAQSALRALARSSMKIGRIEDVTPIPSDATRRKGGRRGRRL; this is encoded by the exons ATGGCTCCACGcaaaaataaagttcaaaAAGAAGAGGTTCAAGTATCCCTTGGACCACAAGTTCGTGAAGGCGAAAATGTATTTGGAGTAGCGCATATCTTTGCCAGTTTCAACGATACTTTCGTCCATGTAACAGACTTATCTGGACGTGAAACAATTGCACGCGTCACCGGTGGCATGAAAGTGAAAGCCGATCGTGATGAAGCTTCTCCCTACGCTGCTATGTTGGCCGCACAA GATGTTGCCGAAAGATGTAAGGTGTTGGGAATCACAGCTTTGCACATTAAACTTCGCGCAACTGGTggcaacaaaacaaaaacaccaGGACCCGGTGCCCAATCGGCGTTACGTGCTTTGGCCCGTTCATCGATGAAAATTGGTCGCATTGAAGATGTTACACCCATTCCATCAGACGCCACACGCCGAAAGGGAGGACGACGTGGTCGTCGTCTTTAA
- the LOC119067521 gene encoding anaphase-promoting complex subunit 4, translating into MSYSSAMRLFCQKVFGFKIELMRWCNRMDLLAISTDKGEVIIRRLNFQRIWTHPPPRDGVKVRGIDFRPDEKIIAIGYSTGLVVLLDIGSQHEIYSFNLKSDITCFGWTQNSKEIEDNGNDDSPFGSHETYLPQLPSFNSLSSGARKSDNVSTKSSSKRILNLLVIGLTSGVVHTSVFGILPCGQIDVAAQIKIPSHEFEIVDAKMSADFKQTFVFVKLSTSLKIYIFENDIFPTYSLPLLNVAVKHGLILNTMVYIDDVIQSITEAWETALLEMDIKLAKYASSQEPGAVSADFLELLMFGEPSEPLELFLTSDLTEKGLKKLGNSFDISYSTIQKLVVEPLHSGILNICYHLNTVKGMSRNVYFYKPILGALSNKAVQNAGAFLIKAMELQQAIEQSTRDYKIFWAWLNSVIMRLMDEPVPDDIAAFSQQDIIYLAEFLSNFDIFDEEDGDSEPMTRKKFNLERVGQYLENKNLEIESKNDTTQEWNQLLEENDCLKNCELIYPHHKNLSLVQQHNLLKTCITELFATPETLIGKEFRLKTEINCFDLLETSTVVTNHVNVEADNVSLLATLIDKNQLMIIEFNPKLNTFGSVRLFFQPRPFIDINDKFSSFGTLKFHHMQFYNEDILSILLDSQTDARQMNCFIQFPLSALKSKFAMQRVNFTATVMSTTPLTNCYDVLEPTSIRVIDGFDGYMIAVSGNRKVASILSESQKRIRLYEMEVEDEDEEMEPALEASFS; encoded by the exons ATGTCTTATTCAAGTGCAATGCGTCTGTTTTGCCAAAAAGtatttggttttaaaattgagTTAATGAGATGGTGCAACCGAATGGATTTGTTAGCTATAAGCACCGACAAGG GAGAAGTCATCATTCGTCGCCTGAATTTTCAGCGAATATGGACACATCCTCCACCGAGGGATGGCGTAAAGGTTCGTGGCATCGACTTTCGGCCGGATGAAAAGATTATTGCTATCG GTTACAGTACAGGCTTGGTGGTCCTTTTGGATATCGGCAGTCAACACGAAATATATTCGTTCAATCTCAAAAGTGACATTACATGCTTTGGCTGGACACAAAACAGTAAAGAAATCGAAGATAACGGCAATGACGACAGTCCATTC GGATCACACGAAACGTACCTGCCACAATTGCCCagtttcaattccctttcgtCCGGTGCAAGAAAGTCCGATAACGTGTCCACCAAATCGAGTTCGAAACGGATTTTAAATCTGCTGGTGATTGGTTTGACGTCGGGTGTTGTACACACATCCGTTTTTGGCATTTTACCATGCGGTCAAATAGACGTAGCTGCACAGATAAAAATTCCCAGCCACGAATTCGAGATTGTCGATGCCAAAATGAGTGCCGACTTTAAgcaaacttttgttttcgttaaaCTGAGCACCAGTCtgaaaatctacatttttgaGAATGACATTTTTCCGACATATTCCCTGCCACTTTTGAATGTGGCCGTCAAACATGGACTGATATTGAACACAATGGT GTACATCGACGATGTCATTCAAAGCATAACTGAAGCATGGGAAACCGCTTTACTCGAGATGGATATCAAATTGGCGAAATATGCCAGTTCACAAGAGCCCGGAGCAGTATCCGCTGACTTTTTAGAGCTGCTGATGTTTGGAGAGCCATCGGAGCCGCTTGAATTATTTCTCACAAGTGATCTGACGGAAAAAGGTTTGAAAAAGCTCGGCAATTCGTTTGACATCAGTTACTCTACCATCCAGAAACTAGTGGTTGAGCCACTTCATTCTGGCATTCTGAATATCTGCTACCATCTGAATACCGTGAAGGGAATGAGTCGAAACGTTTATTTCTACAAG CCAATTTTGGGTGCGCTGTCGAACAAAGCTGTACAAAATGCTGGTGCATTTCTAATCAAAGCTATGGAACTACAGCAAGCAATCGAACAATCGACAAGAGATTACAAGATATTTTGGGCCTGGTTAAACAGTGTCATCATGCGACTGATGGATGAACCAGTTCCGGACGATATTGCAGCATTTTCGCAGCAAGACATCATCTATTTGGCGGAGTTTCTGAGTAACTTCGATATATTCGATGAAGAAG ATGGCGATTCCGAGCCGAtgacccgaaagaaattcaatttggaaCGAGTGGGTcaatatttggaaaataaaaatctagaaatcGAATCGAAAAATGATACGACGCAAGAGTGGAATCAATTGCTGGAAGAAAACGATTGTCTGAAGAACTGTGAATTGATCTATCCGCATCACAAGAATCTGTCGCTGGTGCAGCAGCACAATTTACTGAAAACATGCATTACGGAACTGTTCGCCACGCCCGAAACGTTAATTGGCAAGGAATTCCGATTGAAAACCGAAATCAATTGTTTCGATTTGCTGGAAACATCCACCGTGGTGACCAATCATGTCAATGTGGAGGCCGATAATGTTAGTCTGCTGGCAACGTTAATCGATAAAAATCAACTGATGATAATCGAATtcaatccaaaactgaatacATTCGGATCGGTGCGCTTGTTCTTCCAACCGCGACCGTTTATCGACATCAACGacaaattttcatcatttggcACATTGAAATTCCATCACATGCAATTCTACAACGAAGatattttgtcgattttattgGACAGTCAAACGGATGCCCGGCAAATGAATTGTTTCATCCAATTTCCGTTGTCAGCCTTGAAATCGAAATTCGCCATGCAAAGAGTTAACTTCACCGCCACTGTTATGTCAACGACACCGCTCACCAACTGTTATGATGTGCTGGAGCCAACATCGATACGTGTTATTGACGGATTCGATGGGTACATGATAGCCGTCTCAGGGAATCGGAAA GTTGCATCAATTCTGTCTGAGTCTCAAAAACGAATTAGACTTTACGAAATGGAAGTGGAAGACGAAGATGAAGAAATGGAACCTGCACTGGAAGCGTCTTTTTCATAG